The Hydrogenophaga crocea genome contains a region encoding:
- a CDS encoding ABC transporter permease, with product MIAFLLRRVVYTLPIMLGVALVCFALVHLSPGDPLVSILPPDASAELQQQLIRLYGFDRSYPEQFASWVWRALQGDLGTSIASGRAVTEEVFRAVGNTLRLAVLATLIGFVFGCLFGFVAGYFQNSWLDKAASLTSVLGVSVPHYWLGMLMVIVFSATLAWLPPGGAGPGGSGDWAWDWAHVQHMILPAITMSVIPMGIIARTVRALVAEILAQEFIVGLRAKGLTDLGVFGHVVKNAAPTALAVMGLQLGYLLGGSILIETVFSWPGTGFLLNSAIFQRDLPLLQGTILVLALFFVVLNLVVDVIQTLLDPRISR from the coding sequence ATGATCGCCTTCCTGCTGCGCCGGGTGGTCTACACCCTGCCCATCATGCTGGGGGTGGCGCTGGTGTGCTTCGCCCTGGTGCACCTGTCGCCGGGCGATCCGCTGGTGTCCATCCTGCCGCCCGACGCCTCGGCCGAGCTGCAGCAGCAGCTCATCCGGCTCTACGGCTTCGACCGCTCCTACCCCGAGCAATTCGCCTCGTGGGTGTGGCGCGCGCTGCAGGGCGATCTGGGCACGTCCATCGCCTCGGGCCGCGCGGTCACCGAAGAGGTGTTCCGCGCGGTCGGCAACACGCTGCGGCTGGCCGTGCTGGCCACGCTGATCGGCTTCGTCTTCGGCTGCCTGTTCGGCTTCGTCGCGGGCTACTTCCAGAACTCCTGGCTCGACAAGGCGGCCTCGCTGACCTCGGTGCTGGGCGTGAGCGTGCCGCACTACTGGCTGGGCATGCTCATGGTGATCGTGTTCTCGGCCACGCTCGCCTGGCTGCCGCCGGGCGGCGCGGGCCCGGGCGGCTCGGGCGACTGGGCCTGGGACTGGGCCCACGTGCAGCACATGATCCTGCCCGCCATCACCATGAGCGTGATCCCCATGGGCATCATCGCGCGCACCGTGCGCGCGCTGGTGGCCGAGATCCTGGCGCAGGAGTTCATCGTGGGCCTGCGCGCCAAGGGCCTGACCGACCTCGGCGTGTTCGGCCACGTGGTGAAGAACGCCGCGCCCACCGCGCTCGCCGTCATGGGCCTGCAGCTGGGCTACCTGCTGGGCGGCTCGATCCTGATCGAGACCGTGTTCTCGTGGCCGGGCACGGGCTTCCTGCTGAACTCGGCGATCTTCCAGCGCGACCTGCCGCTGTTGCAGGGAACCATCCTGGTGCTCGCCCTGTTCTTCGTGGTGCTCAACCTGGTGGTCGACGTGATCCAGACCCTGCTCGACCCGCGCATTTCCCGCTGA
- a CDS encoding ABC transporter substrate-binding protein: protein MNRTTASSRFAPRSLGLSLAAAACLAAFGGSALAQEKVLRIAMTAADIPRTLGQPDQGFEGNRFTGIPMYDALTHWDLSKADAPSVLVPGLATSWKVDDKDKTKWVFKLRPGVKFHDGSDLTADAIVWNVQKVLDKDAVHFDASQVGVTASRMPTLRSARKIDNLTVELTTSEPDAFLPLNLTNLFIASPAHWQKKFDAAQGATPADKAKAAWTAFAADASGSGPFKMARFVPRERLEVVANKAYWDPKRTPKVDRVVMLPMPEANARTAALLSGQVDWIEAPAPDAMPQIRQRGFKIESNAQPHVWPWQLSFAEGSPWLDKRVRHAANLCVDREGLKTLLGGMMAVPKGTVPPGHPWWGNPKFDIKYDVKAAQALMTQAGFSAAKPVKVKVQISASGSGQMQPLPMNEFVQQSLKQCYFDVEFDVIEWNTLFTNWRKGAKDPSANGAHATNVSYAAMDPFFAMVRFTSTKTFPPVSNNWGYFGNDEFDKLIADARTTFDDKKRDEALAKLHARIVEEAPFVWIAHDVGPRAMSTKIKGFVQPRSWFVDLAPVSMD, encoded by the coding sequence GCCCTGGCGCAGGAAAAAGTGCTGCGCATCGCCATGACGGCGGCCGACATCCCGCGCACCCTGGGCCAGCCCGACCAGGGCTTCGAGGGCAACCGCTTCACCGGCATTCCGATGTACGACGCGCTCACGCACTGGGACCTGTCCAAGGCCGACGCCCCCAGCGTGCTGGTGCCCGGCCTGGCCACCTCGTGGAAGGTGGACGACAAGGACAAGACCAAGTGGGTCTTCAAGCTGCGCCCGGGCGTGAAGTTCCACGACGGCTCCGACCTCACGGCCGACGCCATCGTGTGGAACGTGCAGAAGGTGCTCGACAAGGACGCGGTGCATTTCGACGCCAGCCAGGTCGGCGTGACCGCCTCGCGCATGCCCACGCTGCGCAGCGCGCGCAAGATCGACAACCTCACGGTGGAGCTCACCACCAGCGAGCCCGACGCCTTCCTGCCGCTCAACCTCACCAACCTGTTCATCGCCTCGCCCGCGCACTGGCAGAAGAAGTTCGACGCCGCGCAAGGCGCGACGCCGGCCGACAAGGCCAAGGCCGCCTGGACCGCGTTCGCGGCCGACGCCTCGGGCTCGGGCCCGTTCAAGATGGCGCGCTTCGTGCCGCGCGAGCGCCTCGAGGTGGTGGCCAACAAGGCCTACTGGGACCCCAAGCGCACGCCCAAGGTCGACCGCGTGGTGATGCTGCCCATGCCCGAGGCCAACGCGCGCACCGCGGCGCTGCTGTCGGGCCAGGTCGACTGGATCGAGGCGCCCGCGCCCGACGCCATGCCCCAGATCCGCCAGCGCGGCTTCAAGATCGAGAGCAACGCGCAGCCGCACGTGTGGCCCTGGCAGCTCTCGTTCGCCGAAGGCTCGCCCTGGCTCGACAAGCGCGTGCGCCACGCGGCCAACCTGTGCGTGGACCGTGAAGGCCTCAAGACCCTGCTGGGCGGCATGATGGCCGTGCCCAAGGGCACCGTGCCCCCGGGCCACCCCTGGTGGGGCAACCCCAAGTTCGACATCAAGTACGACGTGAAGGCCGCCCAGGCCCTCATGACCCAGGCCGGCTTTTCGGCCGCCAAGCCGGTGAAGGTCAAGGTGCAGATTTCGGCCTCGGGCTCGGGCCAGATGCAGCCGCTGCCCATGAACGAGTTCGTGCAGCAGTCGCTCAAGCAGTGCTACTTCGACGTCGAGTTCGACGTGATCGAGTGGAACACCCTGTTCACCAACTGGCGCAAGGGCGCGAAGGACCCGTCGGCCAACGGCGCGCACGCCACCAACGTGAGCTATGCGGCCATGGACCCGTTCTTCGCCATGGTGCGCTTCACCAGCACCAAGACCTTCCCGCCGGTCTCGAACAACTGGGGCTACTTCGGCAACGACGAGTTCGACAAGCTGATCGCCGACGCGCGCACCACCTTCGACGACAAGAAGCGCGACGAGGCGCTGGCCAAGCTGCACGCGCGCATCGTCGAAGAAGCGCCCTTCGTGTGGATCGCGCACGACGTGGGCCCGCGCGCCATGAGCACCAAGATCAAGGGCTTCGTCCAGCCGCGCAGCTGGTTCGTGGACCTGGCCCCGGTCTCGATGGACTGA